A genomic segment from Bacillus cereus G9842 encodes:
- a CDS encoding enoyl-CoA hydratase: MLQLQNISVDYVTPHVVKISLYRERQANSLSLALLDELQTILTQISEDSNVRVVILTGAGEKAFCAGADLKERADMNEEQVRHAVSMIRTTMEMVEQLPQPVIAAINGIALGGGTELSLACDFRIAAESASLGLTETTLAIIPGAGGTQRLPRLIGVGRAKELIYTGRRISAQEAKEYGLVEFVVPANLLEEKAIEIAEKIASNGPIAVRLAKEAISNGIQVDLHTGLQMEKQAYEGVIHTKDRIEGLQAFKEKRKPMYKGE; this comes from the coding sequence ATGCTACAATTACAAAACATTTCAGTTGATTATGTAACACCTCACGTTGTAAAGATTTCGTTATATCGTGAAAGACAAGCAAACTCATTATCTTTAGCATTATTAGATGAATTACAAACTATATTAACTCAAATAAGTGAAGATTCAAACGTGCGTGTAGTTATTTTGACTGGTGCTGGTGAAAAAGCATTTTGTGCTGGTGCAGATTTAAAAGAGCGTGCCGATATGAATGAAGAACAAGTTCGCCATGCTGTTAGTATGATTCGCACTACTATGGAGATGGTTGAACAATTACCACAGCCAGTTATTGCTGCTATAAATGGAATTGCACTTGGTGGTGGTACGGAATTAAGTTTAGCTTGTGATTTTAGAATTGCTGCTGAATCTGCAAGTCTTGGTCTTACTGAAACGACACTTGCAATTATACCAGGAGCAGGTGGTACACAGCGCTTACCGAGATTAATTGGTGTTGGTAGAGCGAAAGAATTAATTTATACAGGTAGACGTATTTCAGCGCAAGAAGCAAAAGAATACGGTTTAGTAGAATTTGTTGTACCAGCTAATTTACTTGAAGAGAAAGCGATTGAAATAGCAGAGAAAATTGCTAGTAATGGACCGATTGCTGTTCGATTAGCAAAAGAGGCAATTTCAAATGGTATTCAAGTTGATTTACATACCGGATTACAAATGGAAAAACAAGCGTATGAAGGTGTAATCCATACGAAAGATCGAATAGAAGGATTACAGGCATTCAAAGAAAAACGCAAACCGATGTATAAGGGGGAGTAA
- a CDS encoding acyl-CoA carboxylase subunit beta, which yields MLDQKQQSNSFEERVETIKQGGAPKYHEQNKAKGKLFVRDRLALLFDNGEYVEDALFANCEQTGLPADGVVTATGKIHGRTACVMANDSTVKAGSWGSRTVEKILRIQETAEKLRVPLFYLVDSAGARITDQVEMFPGRRGAGRIFYNQVKLSGKVPQVCLLFGPSAAGGAYIPAFCDVVMMVEGNASMYLGSPRMAEMVIGEKVTLEEMGGARMHCSVSGCGDVLCKTEEDAITQARQYISYFPNNYLEKTPLVTPQEPKQFDKTLEQIIPENQNAPFNMKDLINRVIDEGSFYEVKKLFAQELITGLARIDGKPVGIIANQPRMKGGVLFHDSADKAAKFINLCDAYHIPLLFLADVPGFMIGTKVERAGIIRHGAKMISAMSEATVPKISIVVRKAYGAGLYAMAGPAFEPDCCLALPTASIAVMGPEAAVNAVYANKIAALPEEERASFIAEKREEYKKDIDIYHLASEMVIDGIVHPNNLREELKGRFEMYMSKYQVFTDRKHPVYPV from the coding sequence ATGTTAGACCAAAAACAACAATCTAATTCATTTGAAGAACGAGTTGAAACAATTAAACAAGGCGGGGCACCGAAATATCATGAGCAAAATAAAGCAAAAGGAAAATTATTTGTTCGAGATCGTTTAGCGCTTCTATTTGATAATGGCGAATATGTAGAAGATGCATTATTTGCTAACTGTGAACAAACAGGCTTACCTGCGGATGGCGTTGTAACGGCAACGGGTAAAATACATGGTCGTACTGCGTGTGTAATGGCCAATGATTCTACTGTAAAAGCTGGATCATGGGGATCACGCACAGTTGAAAAGATTTTACGTATTCAAGAAACAGCTGAAAAACTACGTGTTCCTTTATTTTATTTAGTCGACTCTGCTGGAGCACGTATTACAGATCAAGTAGAAATGTTCCCAGGGCGCCGCGGTGCAGGAAGAATCTTCTATAATCAAGTGAAGTTATCAGGTAAAGTTCCTCAAGTATGCTTGTTATTTGGACCTTCTGCAGCTGGTGGTGCGTATATTCCAGCCTTTTGTGACGTTGTAATGATGGTAGAAGGAAATGCATCTATGTATTTAGGATCTCCTCGTATGGCTGAGATGGTTATCGGTGAGAAGGTAACTTTAGAAGAGATGGGCGGAGCTCGTATGCATTGCTCTGTATCAGGATGCGGAGATGTTTTATGTAAGACAGAAGAAGATGCGATTACACAAGCAAGACAATACATTTCATATTTTCCAAACAACTACTTAGAAAAGACTCCATTGGTTACACCCCAAGAACCGAAACAATTCGATAAAACGTTAGAACAAATCATTCCAGAAAATCAAAATGCTCCTTTCAATATGAAAGATCTCATTAATAGAGTTATTGATGAAGGTTCATTCTATGAAGTAAAAAAATTATTTGCTCAAGAGCTAATTACAGGCTTAGCACGTATTGATGGTAAGCCAGTTGGTATTATTGCAAATCAGCCGCGTATGAAGGGCGGCGTATTATTCCATGATTCAGCTGATAAAGCTGCTAAGTTTATTAATTTATGCGACGCATATCATATTCCATTATTATTCCTTGCGGATGTACCAGGATTTATGATCGGTACAAAAGTAGAGCGTGCTGGTATTATTCGCCACGGTGCAAAAATGATTTCTGCAATGAGTGAAGCGACTGTACCGAAGATTTCTATCGTTGTTCGTAAAGCATATGGCGCTGGTTTATATGCGATGGCAGGTCCAGCATTTGAACCAGATTGCTGTTTGGCATTACCGACAGCCTCTATTGCGGTAATGGGTCCAGAAGCTGCGGTTAATGCTGTATATGCAAATAAAATTGCAGCTTTACCAGAAGAAGAGCGTGCTAGCTTCATTGCTGAAAAACGTGAAGAGTATAAGAAAGATATTGATATTTATCATTTAGCATCAGAGATGGTGATTGATGGTATTGTTCATCCAAACAATTTACGTGAAGAGTTAAAAGGACGTTTCGAAATGTATATGAGTAAATATCAAGTATTCACGGATCGTAAACATCCTGTATATCCAGTTTAA
- a CDS encoding AMP-binding protein: MKQAVWFPTEEYKEKTRLYSWMKSLGYEDYETFYNKSIEETAWLWGEAEKAVGYQWMKPYTEVLDLENGTPFAQWYNGGTCNVVESALSRWLADEETRIQPALQYEGENGTSKSFTYEELDNWVSRVANGLKHAGIEKGDRVTIYMPMIPETVVAMLAVMKIGAIISPIFSGFASDAVMTRVQAAGSKMIITADGFSRRGKIVSLKDEVDKACEHCPTVEKVVIVRHAGNDFTPHNYDFSWSTLEKEKPFIHAEEMQSDDPLMLIYTSGTTGKPKGTVHTHAGFPLKAAFDAGFGMNIKQGDRVLWVTDMGWMMGPFLLFGSLINGATMVMYEGVPDFPEADRLWETVDKYEITHLGISPTLIRALMAKGDEYVNKHSLKSLEVFASTGEPWNPDPWMWLFETVGKGNVPICNYSGGTEISGGIFGNVLIKPIAPISFNASLPGMAAVVLDDQGKPIRDEVGELCLEKPWVGMTKSFWEDDERYVNTYWSRFENKWVHGDWVIYDGEQYIITGRSDDTLNIAGKRIGPAEYESILVKHNDVIEAAAIGVPDEVKGEVCHCFAVLREGVIFTEDLKKELMSLVNSHIGKALCPKDIHVVEDLPKTRNSKVMRRVIKAAYLGKELGDLSSLVNPEVVPFIQGLQSSKL, from the coding sequence TTGAAACAAGCAGTTTGGTTTCCAACAGAAGAGTACAAGGAAAAAACACGTTTATATAGTTGGATGAAATCATTGGGATATGAAGACTATGAAACTTTTTATAATAAATCTATTGAGGAAACAGCTTGGCTTTGGGGAGAGGCAGAAAAAGCAGTTGGCTATCAATGGATGAAACCTTATACAGAAGTGTTAGATTTAGAAAATGGTACACCGTTTGCACAGTGGTATAATGGCGGAACATGTAACGTTGTAGAATCAGCTTTATCCCGCTGGCTTGCGGATGAAGAGACAAGAATACAGCCAGCACTTCAGTACGAAGGAGAAAATGGAACTTCAAAATCATTTACATATGAAGAGCTTGATAACTGGGTAAGCCGTGTTGCCAATGGTTTGAAACACGCGGGTATTGAAAAAGGTGACCGTGTAACAATTTATATGCCGATGATTCCAGAAACAGTTGTTGCGATGCTAGCTGTAATGAAAATTGGAGCAATTATTTCACCAATATTCTCAGGCTTTGCGTCTGATGCAGTTATGACACGTGTGCAAGCGGCAGGTTCAAAAATGATTATTACCGCAGATGGATTTTCACGCCGCGGTAAAATTGTTTCTTTAAAAGATGAAGTAGATAAAGCTTGTGAACATTGCCCAACTGTTGAAAAAGTTGTTATCGTTCGTCATGCAGGAAATGATTTTACACCACATAACTATGACTTTTCGTGGAGTACGCTAGAAAAAGAAAAACCATTCATACATGCCGAAGAAATGCAAAGTGATGATCCATTAATGCTCATTTATACATCAGGAACGACTGGTAAGCCGAAAGGAACAGTACACACGCATGCAGGATTTCCTTTGAAAGCAGCTTTTGATGCAGGATTTGGAATGAATATTAAACAAGGTGATCGTGTATTATGGGTAACTGATATGGGCTGGATGATGGGGCCGTTTCTATTATTCGGTTCACTCATTAATGGAGCAACGATGGTTATGTACGAAGGTGTTCCAGACTTCCCAGAAGCAGACCGGTTATGGGAGACAGTTGATAAATATGAAATTACTCATCTAGGTATTTCGCCAACGTTAATCCGAGCATTAATGGCAAAAGGTGATGAGTATGTCAATAAACATTCTTTAAAGAGTTTGGAAGTATTCGCATCAACAGGAGAACCTTGGAATCCTGATCCATGGATGTGGCTGTTTGAAACAGTTGGAAAAGGAAATGTTCCAATCTGTAACTACTCAGGTGGAACTGAAATCTCAGGTGGGATTTTCGGTAATGTTCTTATTAAGCCAATCGCACCGATTAGTTTTAACGCATCTTTACCAGGAATGGCAGCTGTCGTACTGGATGATCAAGGTAAACCAATTCGAGATGAAGTCGGAGAATTATGCTTAGAAAAACCTTGGGTAGGTATGACGAAAAGCTTCTGGGAAGATGATGAACGTTACGTGAACACATATTGGTCGCGTTTTGAAAATAAATGGGTCCACGGTGACTGGGTCATTTACGATGGTGAACAATATATCATCACAGGGCGTTCAGACGATACGTTAAATATTGCAGGTAAACGTATTGGACCTGCTGAATATGAATCTATTCTTGTGAAACATAACGATGTAATCGAAGCTGCTGCAATTGGTGTACCTGACGAAGTGAAAGGTGAAGTTTGTCATTGCTTTGCTGTATTACGAGAAGGGGTAATATTTACAGAAGATTTAAAGAAAGAATTAATGAGTTTAGTAAACTCACATATTGGAAAAGCATTGTGTCCTAAAGACATCCACGTTGTAGAAGATTTACCGAAAACACGTAATTCTAAAGTAATGCGCCGTGTTATTAAAGCAGCTTATTTAGGAAAAGAATTAGGTGATTTGTCGTCACTTGTAAATCCTGAAGTAGTACCGTTTATTCAAGGGTTACAGTCTAGTAAATTATAA
- a CDS encoding GNAT family N-acetyltransferase has protein sequence MMYERSKEVIKLESFKKSDFKQLINWINSEEFLIQWSGNAFTFPLDEQQLEKYIESANTLAFKVVDEVTSDVIGHISLGQIDNINKSARIGKVLVGNTKMRGRSIGKHMMKAVLHIAFDELKLHRVTLGVYDFNTSAIFCYEKIGFVKEGLLRESKRVGETYWNLWEMSMLEYEWKK, from the coding sequence ATGATGTATGAAAGGAGCAAGGAAGTGATTAAACTAGAAAGCTTTAAGAAATCTGATTTTAAACAATTAATAAATTGGATTAACTCCGAAGAATTTCTAATACAATGGTCAGGAAATGCATTCACATTCCCTTTAGACGAACAGCAATTAGAGAAGTATATAGAAAGTGCAAATACACTCGCTTTCAAAGTGGTAGATGAAGTGACTTCAGACGTTATTGGTCATATTTCGCTTGGGCAAATAGATAATATTAATAAGTCCGCTAGAATTGGAAAAGTATTAGTTGGTAATACGAAGATGAGAGGACGTTCTATAGGAAAACATATGATGAAAGCAGTACTTCATATTGCTTTTGACGAATTAAAACTACATAGGGTAACTCTTGGTGTGTACGATTTTAATACATCGGCCATTTTCTGTTACGAAAAAATAGGGTTTGTAAAAGAAGGCTTATTAAGAGAGTCAAAAAGAGTAGGAGAAACGTATTGGAATTTATGGGAAATGAGTATGTTAGAATATGAATGGAAGAAGTAG
- a CDS encoding DUF3956 domain-containing protein: MDSCVVFVNGQPFLVLSVAGIEIARLEISLQVALALRVLGIPICD, from the coding sequence ATGGATAGTTGCGTTGTATTTGTAAACGGACAACCTTTTTTAGTTCTTTCAGTAGCTGGTATTGAAATTGCTAGATTAGAGATTTCCCTTCAAGTAGCATTAGCTCTAAGAGTGCTTGGGATACCAATCTGTGATTAA
- a CDS encoding D-alanyl-D-alanine carboxypeptidase family protein, translating into MQFLKKFAILLLSFFITALIVLYFYLYVNGPIIQAKSAILINANSGEIVYKKNEETPVQSAALSKLMTEYIVLEQLNDRKIQLDDFVQISNEVFRVETSPIQVTSNDKTTVRDLLHALLLAGNNRSALALAEHIAGNEDNFTVLMNKKAKELKLLQPSPFLNSTGVNNDTNKQSTTTAIDVAKLAARLIKDFPDVLNITKLTSYQFSFKDSQVFNTNKMIYSLNENIKLQGVDGLQTSFSTNGNYSFVSTAKLEDTRLISVILDADEENISFIETKKLLQYGFDPSSYSALQAFKDTLTSWTILLQFKNLIIQTIMIFLIITTLMFLHIRQKKSEDFN; encoded by the coding sequence ATGCAATTCTTAAAAAAATTCGCTATTTTATTATTATCTTTTTTCATTACTGCACTTATCGTTTTATATTTTTACCTTTATGTAAATGGTCCGATTATTCAAGCTAAATCAGCTATCTTAATAAATGCTAATTCAGGTGAAATTGTTTATAAAAAAAATGAAGAAACTCCAGTACAATCAGCTGCTTTATCTAAATTAATGACAGAATATATCGTATTGGAGCAACTAAATGATAGAAAAATACAGTTAGATGACTTCGTACAAATAAGTAACGAAGTTTTCCGAGTAGAAACAAGCCCTATACAAGTAACATCGAATGATAAAACAACGGTTCGTGATTTACTTCATGCATTGCTACTGGCAGGGAATAATCGTTCTGCACTCGCTCTTGCAGAACACATTGCTGGAAATGAAGATAACTTTACAGTATTAATGAATAAAAAAGCAAAAGAACTAAAGTTATTACAACCATCTCCATTTCTAAACTCTACTGGAGTTAATAATGATACAAATAAACAATCAACTACAACAGCAATAGACGTAGCTAAATTAGCAGCACGATTAATAAAAGATTTTCCAGATGTATTGAATATTACGAAACTAACCTCTTACCAATTTTCCTTCAAAGATTCCCAGGTTTTCAATACGAATAAAATGATATATTCCCTTAATGAAAACATTAAACTTCAAGGTGTTGATGGCTTACAAACTAGTTTTTCAACTAATGGTAATTATAGTTTTGTCAGTACAGCAAAACTTGAAGATACTAGACTAATTTCAGTAATATTAGATGCAGATGAAGAAAACATTTCATTTATTGAAACAAAAAAGTTGCTACAGTATGGTTTTGATCCTTCCTCGTACTCTGCACTCCAAGCTTTTAAAGACACCCTTACATCGTGGACAATATTGCTTCAGTTTAAAAATTTAATTATACAAACTATAATGATTTTTTTAATCATTACCACCTTAATGTTTTTACATATACGTCAGAAAAAATCCGAGGATTTCAATTAA
- a CDS encoding sensor histidine kinase, whose product MRNEAFDILKDIPKWKLIFWLLLAITLTPITELIIYRLVTSVIESSLTLTELGKEFIRIFGYEKYKGVKESLWMMIVSYLFLFSIFSSYLYIFYRHERKLYYETCIKKMIEEIRYIANGNFNHKVSVVNHNYLEELAIGVNEIVEQLKVSIDEERQAEQAKSELITNVSHDLRTPLTSIVGYVNLIHHDNYRDEVELRYYIQVIYDKVTRLNALMNDLFEYTRVQNKELSLYSVPIDIVELLGQLTVQFRIQVQEANIECRPSFPSQKLMVLADGDKLVRVFENLIINAIAYGSEGRYIDLTAYESNNMITIDITNYGQPIPSTDLPHIFERFYRVEKSRSTNTGGSGLGLAIAKSIVELHKGTIEVYSDDEKTTFTVKLLPYKG is encoded by the coding sequence TTGAGAAATGAAGCATTTGATATATTAAAAGATATCCCTAAATGGAAACTTATTTTTTGGCTCTTACTAGCTATCACACTCACTCCTATTACTGAATTAATTATTTATCGCCTCGTTACGAGTGTAATTGAAAGTTCACTTACTCTAACCGAGCTCGGTAAAGAATTCATTCGAATTTTTGGTTATGAAAAGTATAAAGGGGTTAAAGAATCTTTATGGATGATGATTGTTTCTTATTTGTTTTTATTTTCTATTTTTTCATCCTATCTTTACATTTTTTATCGTCACGAGAGAAAACTTTACTATGAAACTTGTATAAAAAAAATGATAGAAGAAATTCGTTACATTGCAAATGGAAACTTCAATCATAAAGTTTCTGTTGTAAATCATAATTATTTGGAAGAGTTAGCAATCGGGGTCAATGAAATTGTTGAACAATTAAAAGTCTCAATTGATGAAGAAAGACAAGCGGAACAAGCAAAGAGTGAACTTATTACAAATGTATCACATGATTTACGTACTCCCCTTACTTCTATAGTTGGATACGTAAATTTAATTCATCATGATAATTATAGAGATGAAGTGGAATTGCGATACTATATTCAAGTCATTTATGATAAAGTAACTCGTCTTAATGCATTAATGAATGACTTGTTCGAATATACACGTGTTCAAAATAAAGAGTTAAGCTTGTATTCTGTCCCCATTGATATTGTAGAGTTACTTGGACAATTAACTGTTCAATTCCGAATACAGGTTCAAGAAGCTAATATAGAATGTAGACCTTCTTTCCCATCTCAAAAGCTCATGGTATTAGCTGATGGTGACAAATTAGTGCGTGTGTTTGAAAATCTTATTATAAACGCTATCGCTTATGGAAGCGAAGGTCGCTATATTGACCTTACTGCTTATGAAAGCAATAATATGATTACAATTGATATAACAAATTACGGACAACCTATTCCTAGTACGGATTTACCTCATATTTTTGAACGTTTTTATCGCGTTGAAAAATCGCGCTCTACAAACACTGGTGGATCTGGACTTGGATTAGCAATTGCAAAAAGTATAGTCGAATTGCATAAAGGAACAATTGAAGTATATAGTGATGACGAAAAAACAACTTTCACTGTAAAACTACTCCCCTACAAAGGTTAA
- a CDS encoding response regulator transcription factor codes for MNKNILIIDDDKEIVELLAVYLRNEGYNIYKAYDGDEALQKVSTYEVDLMILDIMMPKRNGLEVCQEVRENNTVPILMLSAKAEDMDKILGLMTGADDYMIKPFNPLELVARVKALLRRSSFQNATSQKNEDGIIRIRSVEIHKHNHTVKVNGEYIKLTSIEFDILYLLASNTGRVFSSEEIFERVWNEDGYGSNKTVMVHISNLRDKLETVMNGEKFIHTVWGVGYKIEK; via the coding sequence ATGAATAAAAACATATTAATTATTGATGATGATAAAGAAATTGTTGAATTACTTGCTGTTTATTTGCGAAATGAAGGCTATAACATTTATAAAGCTTATGATGGCGATGAAGCATTGCAGAAGGTTTCTACATATGAAGTTGACCTTATGATTTTGGATATTATGATGCCAAAACGAAACGGATTAGAAGTTTGTCAGGAAGTACGTGAAAATAATACTGTACCAATTCTAATGCTTAGTGCAAAAGCAGAAGATATGGATAAAATATTAGGTCTTATGACAGGTGCCGATGATTATATGATCAAACCATTCAATCCATTAGAATTAGTAGCTAGAGTGAAAGCTTTATTACGAAGATCATCTTTCCAAAATGCTACTTCGCAAAAGAATGAAGATGGTATTATTCGTATTCGCTCTGTTGAAATACACAAACATAATCATACTGTTAAAGTAAATGGAGAGTATATTAAACTAACCTCTATTGAATTCGATATTTTATATTTACTTGCGAGTAATACAGGAAGAGTATTTAGTTCAGAAGAAATTTTCGAACGCGTTTGGAATGAAGATGGTTATGGTTCAAATAAGACGGTAATGGTCCATATTAGCAACTTACGGGATAAACTTGAAACGGTAATGAATGGAGAAAAATTTATTCACACTGTTTGGGGAGTTGGCTATAAAATTGAGAAATGA
- the yqeK gene encoding bis(5'-nucleosyl)-tetraphosphatase (symmetrical) YqeK, producing MLYNDIYSFAPTGKIDNDIKDFLLKYNKEFTYKHSIRVANEAKKIAEKFHVDKEKAAIAGYLHDISGIFPNEERIAVAEEFGVEIEGAERKFPMIIHQKLSRVIAKEIFKVEDEDVLDAICCHTTLRKHPTKMDLVLFVADKIEWDQKGTPPYLIEIKKGLEKSLEKAAFVYISYLWERKDTLKVIHPWLEEAYWYLKRIVQ from the coding sequence ATGTTATATAATGATATATATTCATTTGCTCCAACTGGAAAAATAGACAATGATATTAAAGATTTTCTACTAAAATATAATAAAGAGTTTACATATAAACATTCAATTCGTGTGGCAAATGAGGCAAAAAAGATTGCAGAAAAGTTTCACGTAGATAAAGAAAAAGCAGCAATTGCAGGATATTTACATGATATTAGTGGCATTTTTCCGAATGAGGAGCGGATTGCAGTTGCTGAAGAATTTGGGGTAGAAATAGAGGGAGCAGAAAGAAAGTTTCCTATGATTATTCATCAAAAACTATCGAGAGTAATCGCAAAAGAAATATTTAAAGTAGAAGATGAAGACGTATTAGATGCAATTTGTTGTCATACTACACTGCGTAAACACCCAACAAAGATGGATTTAGTTTTATTTGTTGCAGATAAAATAGAATGGGATCAAAAGGGGACACCACCATATTTAATAGAAATAAAAAAAGGATTGGAAAAATCTTTGGAAAAAGCTGCTTTTGTATATATTTCATATTTGTGGGAAAGGAAAGATACATTGAAAGTTATACATCCGTGGCTAGAAGAAGCATATTGGTATTTAAAAAGAATTGTACAGTAG
- a CDS encoding phosphorylase family protein gives MTIGEVKRVMKRIAIVSAWEPELTYLHQHYPSERVEKRAAWEFHFHTINELEIISVVTGVGKVSCASCVQLLISEFQPDELFMTGICGSLSNKVKNGHIVVALNAIQHDVTAAGSGEDVFNLYNGRTAPIETTKSLVRRIKKIRLYDPIHFGTFLSGDQRIRSSEMRYLLHTVYGALAVDQEVAAFAYVCQINKKPFLCLKAASDQANDKTKEEQKIFKMLACERACEHLIAFLRVYEINVVNNR, from the coding sequence ATGACAATAGGGGAAGTGAAGCGTGTAATGAAACGTATTGCAATTGTATCTGCATGGGAACCAGAACTGACGTATTTGCATCAACATTATCCGAGTGAACGTGTTGAAAAAAGAGCAGCTTGGGAATTTCATTTTCATACTATCAATGAGCTGGAAATTATATCAGTTGTAACTGGTGTCGGTAAAGTAAGCTGCGCTAGTTGTGTACAATTGTTAATTAGTGAGTTTCAGCCAGATGAGTTGTTTATGACAGGAATATGCGGAAGTTTATCAAACAAAGTGAAAAACGGTCATATTGTAGTAGCACTAAACGCAATACAACACGATGTTACTGCTGCTGGCTCAGGAGAAGATGTTTTTAATTTATATAACGGTAGAACAGCACCTATTGAAACAACAAAATCACTTGTAAGAAGAATAAAAAAAATACGATTGTATGATCCGATACATTTCGGTACATTTTTATCTGGAGATCAACGTATTCGTAGTTCAGAAATGAGATATTTACTTCATACTGTATACGGAGCATTGGCAGTTGATCAAGAAGTAGCAGCTTTCGCCTATGTGTGTCAAATAAATAAAAAACCATTTTTATGTTTAAAAGCTGCTTCAGATCAAGCAAATGATAAAACGAAAGAAGAACAAAAAATCTTTAAAATGCTAGCATGCGAAAGAGCATGTGAGCATTTAATTGCTTTTTTACGTGTTTATGAGATTAATGTAGTAAATAATAGATAG